A genomic window from Agrobacterium tumefaciens includes:
- a CDS encoding siderophore-interacting protein codes for MGDRAWIAGPRGSFTVPFTYDWHLLIADDTGLPALARRLEEMPEGTRAVALIEVETDADRLDIATKADASIVWVTQNTTSGTDHDALTGALRKLDLPKGDFFSWVACESKTAKEIRALLIEEFGANPKWTRASGYWRRGASGVHDHFDE; via the coding sequence GTGGGCGACAGGGCGTGGATTGCCGGTCCACGCGGCTCTTTCACCGTTCCCTTCACCTATGACTGGCATCTGCTGATCGCCGACGATACCGGCCTTCCTGCGCTGGCCCGACGGCTTGAAGAAATGCCTGAAGGCACACGGGCCGTGGCGCTGATCGAGGTCGAGACGGATGCGGACCGCCTGGACATCGCCACCAAGGCTGACGCTTCGATCGTCTGGGTGACGCAAAACACCACAAGCGGAACCGATCACGACGCATTGACGGGCGCGCTGCGCAAGCTCGATCTGCCGAAGGGCGATTTCTTCAGCTGGGTTGCCTGCGAATCGAAGACCGCAAAGGAGATTCGCGCCCTCCTGATCGAAGAATTCGGCGCAAACCCCAAATGGACACGCGCCTCCGGTTACTGGCGGCGGGGCGCCAGCGGCGTGCACGATCATTTCGATGAATGA
- a CDS encoding condensation domain-containing protein, with amino-acid sequence MAHIDPAGGWLPLTQPQLDFWEEFSFHPDEPVSTVAHYIDLSGAVNESALLQAIARTVRESEVLSIRFRIGEDGETPQQCCDAGHAPVVELVDLRTDPAPFEEALRRMNVDVEAKLDLRTDRLSAQLLFRISDDRYLWYIRAHHIVVDGYGLTLVEQRCGQLYGYYCGKGEAGPDFHPFASFLAEEDAYRQSRRFEKDRDFWEAYLVASADLPVLDKDCEDYGGGGLHADAALPQGFSTRLQQIAGRLEIGWPDLLVLLSGLYLHRVLPRPDRDVLTLWLPFMSRWGSVGAHMPAMLVNILPFHLTIEPQETVSAFLARNAANLRRQRLHGRYRIEQIAADREISKGRRFFFSPLINVLPFSAPVFAGLGVSRHILANGPGDGFNLTFRGEDDGSDLNLHIDADSALTEAEDFARYREELPVFLDAMLQGEALTLAAEEASSSVRLAV; translated from the coding sequence ATGGCGCATATCGATCCTGCCGGCGGCTGGCTTCCGCTGACCCAGCCGCAACTCGACTTCTGGGAGGAGTTCTCCTTCCATCCCGACGAGCCGGTTTCCACGGTCGCCCATTACATCGATCTTTCCGGTGCGGTGAATGAAAGCGCGCTCCTTCAGGCGATCGCCCGCACGGTGCGCGAATCCGAGGTTCTGTCGATCCGTTTTCGTATCGGTGAGGATGGCGAGACGCCGCAGCAATGCTGCGATGCCGGCCATGCCCCGGTGGTTGAGCTTGTCGATCTCCGCACCGATCCGGCGCCCTTTGAAGAGGCGCTGCGACGCATGAACGTCGATGTGGAGGCGAAGCTGGACCTCAGAACCGACAGGCTTTCCGCGCAGCTTCTCTTCCGCATCTCCGATGATCGTTACCTCTGGTATATTCGCGCCCATCACATCGTCGTTGATGGCTATGGGCTGACGCTGGTGGAGCAGCGCTGCGGCCAGCTTTACGGATATTATTGCGGCAAGGGCGAAGCGGGACCGGATTTCCACCCCTTCGCCAGTTTCCTCGCCGAAGAAGATGCCTACAGGCAGAGCCGCCGTTTCGAGAAGGATCGTGATTTCTGGGAGGCCTATCTCGTCGCATCCGCCGATCTGCCCGTGCTGGACAAGGATTGCGAGGATTATGGCGGCGGCGGCCTGCATGCCGATGCGGCCTTGCCGCAGGGTTTCAGCACGAGGCTACAGCAGATAGCCGGCCGTCTGGAAATCGGCTGGCCTGACCTTCTGGTGCTGCTGTCCGGCCTTTATCTGCACCGGGTTTTACCCCGTCCGGACCGTGACGTGCTGACCTTGTGGTTGCCTTTCATGAGCCGTTGGGGCAGCGTCGGTGCGCATATGCCGGCCATGCTCGTCAATATTTTGCCCTTCCATCTCACGATCGAACCGCAGGAAACCGTGAGCGCATTTCTGGCACGCAACGCCGCCAATCTGCGCAGGCAACGCCTGCATGGCCGTTACCGCATCGAGCAGATTGCCGCCGACCGGGAAATATCGAAGGGCCGGCGCTTCTTCTTTTCGCCGCTCATCAATGTGTTGCCCTTCAGCGCGCCGGTCTTTGCCGGGCTCGGTGTCTCGCGGCATATTCTCGCCAATGGTCCGGGAGACGGCTTCAATCTCACCTTCCGCGGCGAGGATGACGGCAGCGATCTGAACCTGCATATCGATGCGGATTCTGCACTGACGGAGGCCGAGGATTTCGCCCGCTACCGGGAGGAGTTGCCAGTGTTCCTCGATGCCATGCTGCAGGGAGAGGCGCTGACGCTTGCAGCGGAAGAGGCGTCCTCGAGCGTCCGTCTGGCGGTTTGA
- a CDS encoding amino acid adenylation domain-containing protein — protein MLNLTPMQVAYWVGREADGILGKVTPHLYLEFEGRAFDVERLAVAVERLCRRHPTLSLRIDAEGRQSVDPAGRPLRLDVEDLTALDSEALVHRLEAKRRDWSHRQTDLRNDSPAAISLSLLPQGRSRLHVDTDMLAIDPASVRIVMEDLARLYEEGEGKDEATLSGEVTPSFFDWAKQLASDPHQRTLRERDRSWWRQHIADIPDAPPLPFFPNDATRVVHTDRFATMLSAAERGSLEQAARRCSVTTSALLLGIFAVALSQATQAQKFRLSVPAFWRTPLVEGVDGIVGEFSNVLVLGIDIRPDESLEALLRRLFNGMNDRLAHQSYPGVSVMRDLSRLRGSLQNSPVVFTAGVDLAGGELFSEKVGRVFGQMVHTVSQGPGVALDAQVAALDGGLLINWDVRLDALPERWLRALFETYTAFLRQLAASPDLVYANAQRFGAQVPRATAETKGKLMERPLSPLQQAYLLGRGTHLPLSGVAMQEFREYRGSINPALLQSRLAAMVERHESLRTRIDERRLVQVVSDEPNINLDIVDLSALSPADAEARMNAVRRDFSHAHFDLAASPWQVTIFRLPVGEATADRVAAFLRFDALILDGRAIASLAAELFDGVLPLETAGAVATPHADIAAARAEDAAYWADKLKDAEVPSQLPWKAALETISVSRYSRQSLTVEKQRFAAFSRIGAKERLFKNSALTAVILDVLSLWLNEGALVVGIPVAPQVEGAFANRSSFIAVKWDGAKGNFAERAAGLQTDVLEGLNHLAFSGIDLNRVLLNANAGGLALPVVITNGLSWPTLSPESTMRWTDGLTQTPQVALDFRFSQNPQGDLVLDIDYAEEAIDAAMVGNILAAIERTIAAITDNGAYSFNARDIVDLSHYRLNSDERSFVCPSFLERIAAHLFESDPSRTALVSGKRRISYGELGEMVAGAMAGLKARNIGRGDVVAVCLPRSPEHTAITLAAALTGAIWVPVDAGSPEDRLHYLLTNCRPAIIVARNVPQGFEAVDPAVLFATPAPVGTPVATAEMAALSHSEEPAYYLYTSGTTGKPKCVVLSNRATANVIGSTLAEWAVTEKDVFISVTPLHHDMSVFDVFGALAAGATLVLPEPGEEKDAVRWNELVAEHGVTLWCSVPAILEMLLSCRRGDQLASLRLVAQGGDYIKPMIIEELRRLKPDLRLISLGGPTETTIWSIWHEIVAEDVSAIPYGHPLPANRYFILNDRGQHCPPGVVGRIHTVGVNVAIGYLEDGAITQTDFATVDDPEGKPVRAFRTGDRGRYRPDGKIMFASRVNGYVKVRGVRVSLPDVENELIRHPAIQRVLVVDYGVEQKGEAAIGVLYVTAPGLELPSTELRNFARSHLPESHVPGRFLKVDDLPLSANGKPDRRRARELLMGAAVGAEPAKVAVPAVNQDDRRVLDIYLGVLGKKPGNVDASSDLLALGLLPSHLKTVSAEIHTVFGVELTPQQLLRCRNARQVLSLLAAEAA, from the coding sequence ATGCTAAATTTAACCCCGATGCAGGTGGCCTATTGGGTCGGACGCGAGGCGGATGGGATACTCGGAAAAGTTACGCCCCATCTTTATCTTGAGTTCGAGGGGCGGGCGTTTGACGTGGAAAGACTGGCTGTTGCGGTCGAAAGGCTTTGCCGGCGTCACCCCACGCTGAGCCTCAGGATCGATGCGGAAGGGCGTCAATCCGTCGATCCTGCCGGCAGGCCGCTCCGCCTTGATGTAGAGGATCTGACCGCGCTCGATTCGGAGGCGCTTGTGCACCGGCTCGAGGCAAAACGGCGGGATTGGAGCCATCGACAAACCGATCTGCGCAATGACTCACCCGCCGCGATCTCGCTCAGCCTGTTACCGCAGGGACGCAGCCGGCTGCATGTGGACACCGACATGCTGGCGATCGATCCGGCCAGCGTCCGGATCGTGATGGAGGACCTTGCCCGGCTTTACGAAGAGGGTGAAGGAAAAGACGAAGCCACGCTATCGGGAGAGGTGACGCCATCCTTTTTCGACTGGGCGAAGCAGCTTGCCTCCGATCCGCACCAGAGGACCCTGCGTGAAAGGGACCGGTCGTGGTGGCGGCAACATATTGCGGATATTCCTGATGCGCCGCCGCTGCCATTTTTTCCCAATGACGCTACGCGTGTCGTTCACACGGATCGCTTTGCCACCATGCTTTCAGCGGCCGAACGAGGCAGTCTGGAACAGGCGGCGCGGCGTTGCTCGGTGACGACATCGGCCCTGTTGCTCGGTATTTTCGCCGTGGCGCTGTCGCAGGCGACACAGGCACAAAAGTTCAGGCTCTCCGTCCCGGCTTTCTGGCGCACGCCGCTGGTGGAAGGGGTCGATGGCATCGTCGGCGAATTTTCCAATGTGCTGGTGCTCGGCATCGATATCAGGCCGGATGAAAGCCTCGAAGCGCTGCTCCGACGGCTGTTCAACGGGATGAACGACCGTCTTGCCCATCAATCCTATCCGGGCGTCAGCGTCATGCGTGACCTATCCCGTCTGCGCGGTAGTTTGCAGAACTCGCCAGTCGTCTTTACCGCCGGTGTCGATCTGGCGGGAGGAGAGCTGTTTTCGGAGAAGGTTGGGCGGGTATTCGGTCAGATGGTCCACACCGTCTCGCAGGGGCCGGGGGTCGCACTGGATGCGCAGGTCGCGGCGCTCGATGGCGGATTGCTGATCAACTGGGATGTGCGGCTGGACGCCTTGCCGGAACGCTGGTTGCGCGCCCTGTTCGAAACCTACACTGCCTTTCTTCGCCAACTGGCTGCCAGCCCCGATCTCGTTTACGCGAATGCGCAGCGATTCGGCGCACAGGTGCCGAGAGCCACAGCCGAGACAAAAGGAAAACTGATGGAACGTCCGCTTTCGCCCCTGCAACAGGCCTATCTTCTTGGTCGTGGCACCCATCTGCCGCTCAGCGGCGTGGCAATGCAGGAGTTTCGCGAATATCGCGGCAGCATCAACCCGGCCCTGCTTCAGTCACGTCTCGCCGCAATGGTGGAGCGACATGAGAGCCTGCGCACCCGCATCGACGAGCGGCGTCTGGTGCAGGTCGTCAGCGACGAGCCGAATATCAACCTTGATATTGTTGATCTTTCCGCCCTGTCTCCTGCCGATGCGGAAGCGCGGATGAACGCCGTGCGCCGTGATTTTTCCCATGCGCATTTCGATCTTGCCGCCTCTCCCTGGCAGGTCACGATCTTCCGCCTGCCGGTGGGTGAGGCAACGGCTGACCGTGTCGCGGCCTTCCTGCGTTTTGATGCGCTCATCCTCGACGGGCGGGCCATCGCCAGCCTGGCGGCGGAACTTTTCGACGGCGTTCTGCCCTTGGAGACCGCTGGTGCTGTAGCCACGCCGCACGCGGATATCGCGGCGGCTCGCGCCGAGGACGCCGCCTATTGGGCTGACAAGCTAAAAGATGCCGAGGTGCCCTCGCAACTGCCATGGAAGGCAGCGCTCGAAACCATTTCCGTTTCGCGCTACAGCCGCCAAAGCCTGACTGTGGAAAAGCAGCGCTTCGCCGCCTTTTCACGCATTGGCGCAAAGGAGCGGCTGTTCAAGAACTCGGCACTGACAGCGGTGATCCTCGATGTGCTGTCGCTCTGGCTGAACGAGGGCGCGCTTGTTGTCGGCATTCCCGTTGCGCCGCAGGTGGAAGGAGCTTTTGCCAATCGCTCAAGCTTCATCGCGGTCAAATGGGATGGAGCCAAGGGCAATTTTGCCGAGCGGGCGGCAGGCCTGCAGACGGATGTGCTGGAAGGGCTGAACCACCTTGCTTTTTCCGGCATCGATCTCAATCGTGTGCTTCTCAACGCCAATGCGGGCGGGCTCGCCTTGCCAGTGGTCATCACCAACGGCCTGAGCTGGCCGACGCTGTCGCCCGAATCGACCATGCGCTGGACGGACGGTCTCACACAGACGCCGCAGGTGGCACTGGATTTCCGCTTTTCACAAAATCCGCAGGGTGATCTCGTCCTCGATATCGACTATGCCGAAGAGGCGATCGATGCCGCGATGGTCGGGAATATTCTCGCCGCCATCGAGCGCACGATTGCCGCGATCACGGACAACGGCGCTTACTCTTTCAATGCGCGAGATATTGTCGACCTGTCCCATTATCGGCTGAATAGCGACGAGCGGAGCTTCGTCTGCCCGTCTTTTCTGGAACGGATCGCCGCGCATCTTTTCGAGAGTGATCCTTCGCGCACCGCGCTCGTCAGCGGCAAAAGGCGTATCTCTTACGGTGAACTCGGTGAGATGGTGGCTGGGGCAATGGCAGGCCTCAAGGCCCGAAATATCGGCCGAGGAGATGTCGTGGCGGTGTGCCTGCCACGCAGCCCTGAACATACGGCCATCACACTCGCCGCAGCACTGACAGGCGCCATCTGGGTGCCTGTTGATGCCGGCTCGCCGGAAGACCGTCTGCACTATCTGCTGACAAATTGCCGCCCGGCCATCATCGTCGCCCGCAATGTTCCGCAGGGCTTTGAAGCTGTCGATCCCGCGGTGCTGTTCGCCACGCCCGCACCGGTGGGAACGCCCGTTGCTACGGCGGAGATGGCGGCGCTGTCCCACAGCGAAGAGCCGGCTTATTATCTCTACACGTCAGGCACCACCGGCAAGCCGAAATGCGTCGTGCTTTCCAACCGCGCCACTGCCAATGTCATTGGCAGCACGCTTGCGGAATGGGCGGTGACGGAAAAAGACGTGTTCATTTCGGTCACGCCGCTGCACCACGACATGTCGGTCTTCGATGTTTTCGGCGCGCTGGCTGCGGGTGCGACGCTGGTCCTGCCGGAACCGGGCGAGGAAAAGGATGCGGTCCGCTGGAACGAGCTGGTGGCCGAACACGGTGTGACGCTCTGGTGCTCGGTGCCGGCCATCCTCGAAATGCTTCTGTCGTGCCGCCGTGGCGACCAGCTTGCTTCGCTCCGGCTCGTGGCGCAGGGCGGCGATTACATCAAACCCATGATCATCGAAGAACTGCGCCGGCTGAAGCCCGATCTGCGGCTGATATCGCTCGGCGGCCCAACCGAAACGACGATATGGAGCATCTGGCACGAGATCGTTGCGGAGGATGTCTCGGCCATCCCCTATGGCCATCCCCTGCCGGCCAATCGTTATTTTATCCTCAATGATCGGGGCCAGCATTGCCCTCCCGGTGTCGTTGGCCGCATCCATACGGTGGGCGTGAATGTGGCGATCGGTTATCTGGAGGACGGGGCCATCACCCAGACGGATTTCGCCACGGTGGATGATCCGGAAGGCAAGCCGGTACGTGCCTTCCGCACCGGAGATCGCGGCCGTTATCGGCCGGATGGCAAGATCATGTTTGCGAGCCGGGTCAATGGTTACGTCAAGGTGCGCGGCGTGCGCGTCTCGCTGCCGGATGTGGAAAACGAACTCATCCGTCATCCTGCCATCCAGCGGGTGCTGGTGGTGGATTACGGCGTCGAACAAAAAGGCGAGGCGGCCATCGGCGTGCTCTATGTTACAGCACCCGGCCTTGAACTCCCCTCCACTGAATTGCGCAATTTCGCCCGCAGCCATCTGCCGGAATCGCATGTACCCGGCCGGTTTCTCAAGGTTGACGATCTACCGCTTTCAGCCAATGGCAAGCCGGATCGCCGCCGCGCCCGCGAATTGCTGATGGGAGCCGCTGTTGGCGCGGAACCGGCGAAAGTCGCCGTCCCTGCCGTCAATCAGGACGACCGCCGGGTGCTGGATATCTATCTCGGTGTGCTGGGCAAAAAGCCGGGGAATGTGGATGCGAGCAGCGACCTGCTCGCACTCGGCCTCCTGCCATCGCATCTGAAAACCGTTTCAGCGGAAATCCACACCGTTTTCGGTGTGGAACTGACGCCACAACAGCTCCTGCGGTGCCGCAATGCCAGGCAGGTGCTTTCGCTTTTGGCTGCGGAAGCGGCCTGA
- a CDS encoding condensation domain-containing protein, whose protein sequence is MAADNTRMLARRIEESFDRGDAAPPSQYEERIWFKQFQDPDQVFRHLLAYRIGEECDLLRLTAALKTICEAWPELRARFAFGEEGALSKNIETLSASDVQLLQVPSSAEALALLHDLQARPFDAETDPSFQAVVLLNEGEILLAFLVHGLLGEVLSPKILLDGISAAYAGETPKPLSARKLEDGGINPLPLGWLQRPVSGSAVVALRQNRLERPASHSHGVDLPATLLGLNGSTATNALLARAGARFALFLAASDGPETVMLRLHPDAPTPPSAEAASRISISRHQSPEQAEKAVLAGLEQRNDNDDEPATFTLHALAAPVQPVSEHGLQFEPLLLPSLQSGLGLTLAAGPTAAGDIRLELTGGKEMSPHATAFLLERFVSHLEGGADFSAIVPQNASATPEQAARLSTGLGDDATTATILTEFREALASPDMGPDDDFFDFGGHSLIATRIIGRLLSNHGIELRFNDLFSYPTAAALATQATRLETAAPAHAQATETGSLTAPLSLAQMSLWKAYAAFGFGDIFNIPFALDFLGPVDENAFECAFLDIIERHPGLRTHFYVENDTVLQKIVPMHDLPGYKWFWTSEESEGVDRHAEAGWRFDLERELPMRLRFLRDAQTGRQVLSFLFHHIVLDEWSVNLMMDELTEAYRARAAGKAPIFATKPAPFHEFARKQVASGVNADHLAYWTDMLRDAPKGLTLNGQAGTLHEAPQDEAPAGGWVEFKLEKHVSDGLYAVAKQNSASLFNVVYAAIAASLRHLGGLSDLVVGTSASGRTDSGYFDTIGYFTTVVAHRMRFDETMTIGDLISSVKNTINGSLEHSEIPIDLVEEALGMTPGRDHLFEVFIQIHARNKLNGTLAGPEGKPVEFRQIDPDKHESMLGLQFEVMEEMIGGERSIRVLMSYRSDRYGPEDVERLRNTTSGVFSRFAEAGASNRVLTTLA, encoded by the coding sequence ATGGCCGCAGACAATACGCGTATGCTCGCACGTCGCATCGAAGAAAGCTTTGACAGAGGCGACGCAGCACCGCCGAGCCAATACGAAGAGCGGATCTGGTTTAAGCAGTTTCAGGATCCCGATCAGGTCTTCCGGCATCTTCTCGCCTACCGCATCGGCGAAGAATGCGACCTGTTGCGCCTGACCGCAGCGCTGAAGACGATTTGCGAGGCCTGGCCCGAGCTTCGCGCACGCTTTGCCTTCGGAGAGGAAGGCGCCCTTTCAAAAAATATCGAAACCCTGTCCGCATCCGATGTGCAATTGCTGCAGGTGCCATCATCAGCAGAAGCCCTCGCCCTTCTGCACGACCTTCAGGCACGGCCCTTCGATGCCGAAACCGACCCGTCCTTCCAGGCGGTGGTACTGTTGAATGAAGGGGAAATCCTGCTGGCCTTTCTGGTCCACGGCCTGCTTGGCGAAGTTCTCTCGCCAAAGATATTGCTGGATGGCATTTCCGCCGCCTATGCCGGTGAGACACCGAAGCCGCTTTCCGCTCGCAAGCTCGAAGATGGTGGCATCAATCCGCTTCCACTCGGCTGGCTGCAGCGCCCGGTCTCCGGCTCAGCCGTCGTGGCGTTGCGGCAAAACAGGCTGGAGAGGCCGGCAAGCCACAGCCACGGCGTCGATCTTCCCGCCACCCTGCTCGGCCTCAACGGCTCTACTGCGACGAATGCGCTTCTGGCGCGTGCCGGTGCGCGTTTCGCCCTGTTCCTTGCCGCGAGCGACGGTCCGGAAACCGTGATGCTCCGCCTGCACCCCGACGCCCCCACACCACCTTCAGCGGAGGCTGCATCACGGATATCGATCTCGCGTCACCAATCGCCAGAACAGGCTGAAAAAGCCGTACTGGCGGGACTGGAACAGCGAAACGACAATGATGACGAGCCCGCCACCTTCACACTTCATGCGCTGGCGGCACCCGTTCAGCCCGTATCGGAGCATGGCCTCCAGTTCGAACCCCTGCTCCTGCCCTCCCTGCAATCCGGTCTCGGCCTGACGCTTGCCGCCGGTCCGACAGCCGCCGGTGACATCCGTCTCGAACTGACCGGCGGTAAGGAAATGTCGCCGCATGCGACGGCCTTCCTGCTGGAGCGTTTCGTCAGCCATCTCGAAGGCGGCGCAGATTTTTCCGCCATCGTACCTCAAAATGCCTCCGCAACCCCGGAGCAGGCGGCTCGCCTATCCACCGGCCTTGGCGATGACGCCACCACCGCGACCATCCTCACCGAATTCCGCGAGGCGCTTGCCTCACCTGATATGGGGCCGGACGACGATTTCTTCGATTTTGGCGGTCATTCGCTGATCGCCACCCGCATCATCGGACGTCTGCTCAGCAATCACGGCATAGAGCTGCGTTTCAACGACCTTTTCAGCTATCCAACCGCAGCCGCGCTCGCTACACAGGCGACCCGCCTCGAAACTGCAGCGCCCGCACATGCGCAAGCAACGGAAACCGGCTCGTTGACCGCGCCGCTTTCTCTGGCGCAGATGTCGCTCTGGAAGGCCTATGCCGCCTTCGGTTTCGGCGACATATTCAATATCCCCTTCGCGCTCGATTTCCTTGGTCCCGTCGATGAAAACGCTTTCGAATGCGCCTTCCTCGACATCATCGAGCGCCATCCCGGCCTGCGCACCCATTTCTACGTCGAAAACGACACGGTTCTTCAGAAGATCGTGCCGATGCATGACCTGCCCGGTTACAAATGGTTCTGGACCAGTGAAGAAAGCGAAGGTGTGGACCGGCATGCGGAAGCCGGCTGGCGGTTCGATCTTGAGCGTGAACTGCCGATGCGGCTGCGTTTCCTGCGTGATGCGCAGACCGGCAGGCAGGTGCTGTCCTTCCTCTTCCATCACATCGTGCTGGACGAATGGTCAGTGAACCTGATGATGGACGAACTGACAGAAGCCTACCGGGCAAGAGCGGCGGGCAAGGCCCCGATCTTTGCAACCAAACCTGCACCCTTCCATGAATTCGCCAGAAAACAGGTGGCCTCAGGCGTCAATGCCGACCACCTTGCCTATTGGACCGATATGCTGCGGGATGCGCCGAAAGGCCTTACCCTCAACGGACAGGCTGGCACGCTGCACGAGGCACCGCAGGACGAAGCACCGGCGGGCGGCTGGGTCGAATTCAAGCTGGAAAAACACGTCAGCGACGGACTTTACGCCGTTGCCAAGCAGAACAGCGCCTCGCTGTTCAACGTGGTTTACGCCGCCATAGCCGCATCGCTGCGTCATCTTGGCGGATTGAGCGATCTCGTGGTCGGCACCTCGGCTTCGGGCCGCACCGATAGCGGTTATTTCGATACGATCGGTTATTTCACCACGGTCGTCGCCCATCGCATGCGTTTCGACGAGACCATGACCATTGGCGACCTGATTTCTTCGGTGAAGAACACCATCAACGGCTCGCTGGAACATAGCGAAATCCCGATCGATCTCGTCGAGGAGGCGCTTGGTATGACGCCGGGCCGCGACCATCTGTTCGAGGTCTTCATCCAGATCCACGCCAGGAACAAGCTGAACGGCACGCTTGCCGGACCGGAAGGCAAGCCGGTGGAGTTCCGCCAGATCGACCCCGACAAGCACGAATCCATGCTGGGGCTGCAATTCGAGGTGATGGAAGAAATGATCGGCGGCGAGCGCTCAATTCGCGTGCTGATGAGCTACCGTTCGGACCGCTACGGCCCTGAAGATGTCGAGCGGCTGCGCAACACCACCAGCGGCGTCTTCAGCCGCTTTGCCGAAGCCGGCGCTTCGAACAGGGTGTTGACGACGCTCGCCTGA
- a CDS encoding siderophore-interacting protein — MSITDSIETAVPDRTPKRHRHAVKLRCLDVARVEQLSRSMVRIVLTGPELEGFASFGFDDHVKMFFPLPGQTEPNLPVIGPNGLEFPEGAPRPLARDYTPRSFDAEKGELAIDFATHHDGPASN, encoded by the coding sequence ATGAGCATAACCGACAGCATTGAAACCGCCGTTCCGGACCGTACTCCGAAACGTCATCGCCACGCCGTCAAGCTGCGCTGCCTCGATGTTGCGCGGGTGGAACAGCTCAGCCGGTCCATGGTGCGCATCGTCCTCACCGGACCGGAACTGGAGGGTTTTGCCAGCTTCGGTTTTGACGACCACGTCAAGATGTTCTTCCCGCTTCCCGGCCAAACCGAGCCGAACCTGCCGGTGATCGGCCCGAACGGCCTTGAATTCCCGGAAGGCGCGCCGCGCCCGCTAGCGCGCGATTATACGCCGCGCAGCTTCGATGCCGAAAAGGGCGAACTCGCCATCGATTTCGCCACCCATCATGACGGCCCCGCCAGCAACTGA
- a CDS encoding phosphopantetheine-binding protein — MNEPAITSSVMREAGTMLTDLKALLARVLEDEVRDIEPGDNLFGHGLHSLALMRLIPPLSQLAGTRLDYDDLARQPTLAAWQALIERVRVEG; from the coding sequence ATGAATGAACCGGCAATCACGTCGAGTGTGATGCGGGAGGCGGGAACGATGCTGACGGACCTCAAGGCCCTTCTTGCCAGAGTTCTGGAGGATGAGGTGCGCGATATCGAACCGGGGGACAACCTGTTCGGTCATGGGCTTCATTCGCTTGCCCTCATGCGCCTCATCCCGCCGCTTTCGCAGCTTGCCGGAACGCGTCTCGACTATGACGACCTGGCCCGGCAGCCCACGCTTGCCGCCTGGCAGGCGTTGATCGAACGGGTGCGCGTGGAAGGCTGA
- a CDS encoding ABC transporter substrate-binding protein, whose product MRIAILLAAFLAAGTSLAAERSVTDAAGRTVSVPEKPQRIVVMHEPLLGVPLMDLGANVVGAYGRNSDGKFATAVDFIDTVLGEGRTKPKGFGAVGQIDLEKLRALQPDLIVATEMDGGKAEQLSTVAPVYLQKVSTGHAYGFSVEENLAGLVGRSDAFAERRKTYDTKLAAVKKTLGEDVKGKTYLAILLTDQINAVGDMSGAVQALEDLGYARLKIDNAASSGGLGSTLTMPLSAEAFGKLNPDLLVVMNSYTSPARGEAGTRAALEKIIPGWERFVKPAREGRIVFLDSTRVTTPSIPSALHTLDAVEGWAARP is encoded by the coding sequence ATGCGAATTGCCATCCTACTCGCCGCCTTTCTGGCCGCTGGAACGAGCCTTGCGGCCGAGCGCAGCGTGACCGATGCCGCCGGCCGCACTGTCTCCGTTCCGGAAAAGCCGCAACGCATCGTCGTCATGCATGAGCCGCTCCTGGGCGTGCCGCTGATGGATCTCGGCGCCAATGTGGTTGGCGCCTATGGCCGCAATAGCGACGGCAAATTCGCCACCGCCGTCGATTTTATCGATACCGTCCTTGGTGAAGGCCGCACGAAACCCAAAGGTTTTGGCGCTGTCGGCCAGATTGATCTTGAAAAGCTGCGGGCGCTGCAACCGGATCTGATCGTGGCAACGGAAATGGATGGCGGCAAGGCCGAACAGCTTTCCACCGTCGCCCCCGTCTATCTGCAAAAGGTCAGCACCGGCCATGCCTATGGTTTCAGCGTGGAGGAGAACCTTGCCGGTCTCGTGGGACGGAGCGACGCTTTCGCCGAACGCCGGAAGACCTATGACACCAAACTTGCCGCCGTCAAAAAGACGCTGGGCGAAGATGTCAAAGGCAAGACCTATCTGGCGATCCTGCTGACCGATCAGATCAATGCGGTTGGCGACATGTCCGGCGCGGTGCAGGCACTGGAGGATCTGGGTTATGCCCGGTTAAAGATCGATAACGCCGCCTCTTCCGGCGGACTTGGCTCCACCCTCACCATGCCGCTGAGTGCCGAGGCTTTCGGCAAGCTCAATCCTGATCTGCTGGTGGTGATGAACAGCTATACGAGCCCTGCGCGGGGTGAGGCCGGAACGCGCGCGGCACTGGAAAAGATCATTCCCGGCTGGGAACGTTTCGTGAAACCGGCCCGCGAAGGCAGGATCGTGTTCCTCGATTCCACCAGGGTCACGACGCCTTCCATTCCCAGCGCCCTGCACACGCTGGACGCGGTGGAAGGCTGGGCGGCCCGCCCCTGA